One segment of Panicum virgatum strain AP13 chromosome 3K, P.virgatum_v5, whole genome shotgun sequence DNA contains the following:
- the LOC120701318 gene encoding TLC domain-containing protein 4-B-like, whose translation MDDVGLGPDERILWPASVLAGVAMCGAVYDLTRLVSSRCFKGYNGLNEMHKIEWNNRGFSTFHALAAAAVSFYLLVMSGLFSEDAHSAVVIDRKSWLSDAMFGVSLGYFLTDLAMILRYFPRLGGKEYLLHHGLSMYAISLALLSGKGHVYILMVLFTEATTPFVNLRWYLDLAGRKGSKLYLYNGLALFVGWLIARIILFVYFFTHMYLHFDQVRSVFPLGFYSILTVPPVLSLMNLLWFCKICKGMVKTLCKAKQSASVKTD comes from the exons ATGGACGACGTGGGTTTGGGGCCCGACGAGCGGATCCTGTGGCCGGCCTCGGTCCTCGCCGGGGTCGCCATGTGCGGAGCT GTATACGACTTGACTCGCCTGGTCAGCTCCCGGTGCTTCAAGGGCTACAACGGGCTAAACGAGATGCACAAAATCGAGTGGAACAATAG GGGATTCTCTACGTTCCACGCACTGGCTGCTGCGGCGGTCTCCTTCTACCTGCTGGTCATGTCTGGCCTCTTCAGCGAGGACGCTCATAGTGCCGTCGTGATAGACAGGAAGTCATGGCTATCAGATGCCATGTTCGGG GTTTCTCTTGGCTACTTCTTGACAGACTTGGCGATGATCCTGCGGTACTTCCCTCGCCTAGGCGGAAAGGAATAC CTCCTGCACCATGGGCTCTCCATGTACGCCATCTCTCTTGCCCTGCTCAGTGGCAAGGGACACGTCTATATCCTCATGGTCCTCTTCACCGAAGCGACCACTCCCTTCGTAAACCTTAGATG GTATCTGGATCTTGCTGGCCGGAAGGGTTCTAAGCTCTACCTGTACAATGGACTGGCTCTGTTTGTCGGATGGCTG ATTGCTCGGATCATACTATTCGTCTACTTCTTCACCCACATGTACCTTCACTTCGATCAG GTGAGGTCGGTGTTCCCGCTGGGGTTCTACAGCATCCTGACGGTGCCGCCGGTGCTCTCGCTGATGAACCTCCTCTGGTTCTGCAAGATCTGCAAGGGGATGGTGAAAACGCTGTGCAAAGCGAAGCAGAGTGCGAGTGTGAAAACGGATTAG